Genomic DNA from Leisingera sp. S132:
CTGAGCGGGTCGCCGAAGAGCTTTTGACCGCGCAGATCAAATCCCCCGCAGTGGTCTATGCCGATGGTCCGCGGGGTGGCCAAAGTGGCGCGGCGGTGGCCGATCCGGCGACCGGTGGAACCGGGGGGCCGGTGCTCTCGGGCAATGAGGCGTTCCTGCAAAGCGCGCGCCCACTCGAAGTGCAGGAGGCCGCCCGCCTCACCCATCCCGAACACACCCTGACCCAAGGGTCCGTCATCCAGGCCGCGCTCCAGACCGCCATCAACAGCGACCTGCCTGGCTCCGTGGTCGCGGTCGTCTCCGAGCCGGTTCCGGCGTTTTCCGGGGACCGGATCCTGATCCCCCGAGGCTCCCGCCTTTTTGGCCAATACCGCTCCGGCATCGAGATGCACCAGAAGCGCATCCTTATCCTCTGGACCCGCGTCCTGACCACGGACGGCACCTCGATGGAGATCGCCGCCGTAGGCGGCGATCAACTCGGCCGCTCGGGCCTCACCGGTCTCGTTGACACCAAGTTCGCCGAGCGTTTCGGCGGGGCGGCGCTGATTTCCGTGATCGGGGCGGCGCCAGCCGTCGCGGCCGAGAGTGCCAACAATGAAACGACCAGCATCGTCCTGGGCGATGTCGGCAGCGACCTTCAGGACGCGGTCGGTTCGGTCATCGCCGACCAGGTCTCGATCGCACCCACGATTTATGTCGATCAGGGGGCCTCGGTCACCGTGCTCGTCGACCGGGATGTGGTGATTTATTGACCGAGGCGGCATCACCAACCTCCTATCTCGAGCGCTATCTCGATCCATTCCGCAACCTCTTGCGGCGCGACGACGTGGTGGAGATCGCGATCAATCCGGACGGCAAAGTCTGGCTCGAAGTGGCAGGTGACGCCACCATGCGCCACGAGGGCCAGATCGTGGAGCGGACCACCGCCTTCAACATGGCCCAGACCATCGTCGGCGACGCCAAGGCCCGCGTCTCTGAAAAGAACCCCCTCGTCTCGGGTAAGGTGGAGTACGCGGGCCGCCCCCTCCGGGTCCAGGTCGCCGTGCCGCCCGCTATCGATCGCGGTGCTTCGATCACCATCCGCCTCTTCGCGTCGGGCAGCGTCCGGGACTACGCCCCCGCCTATCTCTTCGGCAAGGCCGTCTCGCTCGACGCCCTCCGCGCGGAGAAGATGAAGAACATCGCCAGTCTGGCGGAGGAGAACCTTGAGGCCGCGCTGCAGACTCTGGTCGAGGCGCGGCTCAACGTCCTTATCAGCGGCGGCACCTCGACCGGCAAGACCACTTTCGCCCGCCACCTTCTGACCTATGTGGGCGAGCACGAACGGCTGATCACCATCGAAGACGCTTTTGAGCTCTTCCCCGGCCAGCCGAACACAGTCGCCCTTCTGGCCGATCGCGGTTCCGGCTCGCAACGCAGCGCCAACGCCCTCCTCCAAGCCTCCCTCCGCATGCGCCCCGACCGGATCATCGTCGGCGAGCTGCGCGGCGCCGAGGCCCTGACATATCTCGAAGCGATCAACACCGGCCATGGCGGGTCCGTCTCCACGATCCACGCGGAGACCGCAGAACTCGCCATCGATCGGCTGGCGATCATGGTGCTGCAGGCTGGCACACCGCTGACCTTCGCCGAGGTGCGGGAGTACATCCGAAAGTCTATCGATGTAATTATTCAGTTGGGGCGGGCCGAAGGGAAGCGGGGGATTACGGAGTTCTATCTGCCGGGCTGATGGCGATTTTCACAAAAGCGCCTTGAAATAAGGCCGCCACCGCTGCAAACGGCCAGCAAGACGGAAAACTGAAGTCCAAATTTGTTGGGACCTTGCGCCGAAGTGGCGCGTTACGCTCAGGAGCGCTGATTGAAAAAAGCTTCTGCAAAGGCGGTGAAAGCCTGGATAATTGGCCGCTTTAGAGCTGCTCCACGATGGGCAAGAGCAATCTGATGAAGGGGTGGATTGCCGGAAAGGGGGACCCGGATCAATGGGCTACCATCATAACAGGGGGCATCCTGCAGATCGGTGGCCAGCAGACCAACGCCGAACCCGTTGGCAACCATTGACCGCAGCATTTCGATTGAGCTGGTTTCGTGGGCCACCTGCACTGAACCCTTGGTGCTTTGCAGAAGGGACAGAAAATAACTGCGGCTGTGGGGCAGATTCATCAGGATGACTGGTTCCTGCGCCAGGTCTTCGGCGTTGACATTGGGCTGCTGTGCCAGCCTGTGTCCCTGGGGCAGTAGGGTATAGGGCTCCGCCGGCATCAGAGGTGTGATGACAAAGTCAGACGGAATGCCGAAGTCATAAAGCAGCGCCATGTCAATCCGGCCTTCGCTGAGCCAGTCGAACAGCGTTTGCAGGTCACCTTCAAGGATGCGGACTTCGGAGTCGGGGTGGGTTTCCAGGAAGCGGCGTACCAACTGCGGCGCATAGCGCGGGCCGAGGGTAGAAAACACCCCGAGGTTTAGGAACTCCGGTGTTCCTTCGCCGCCGCTCAGTACCCATCGCGCCTGCTTCTCAAGTTCGCGCAGCTGGGCAATCTTGTGCCGCCCGAACGGGGTCAGCTCCATCCCGCGGCCGGGAATGCGGATAAAGAGCTTCTGTCCGAACACCTCCTCACAGCGGGCGATGGCCAGCGAAACCGAGGGCTGCGAGGTGTTCAGGACGCGGCTTGCGGCGGCGGTGCTACCAGTGTCCGAGACAGCCAGCAGGATTTCGACCTGGCGGAAATTCAATGGTATATTCAAACGGGAATACCCTTCATATCAATCTCGTATTTCATACAATACCTGATCGAACGCTATCCTCCAGCAAGCAATTGAAGGTGGATGCATGTTCAAAGATGACAAAACGGCAGGCCGCAGGCCGCTCGAAGGAGTTCGGGTGTTGGACTTCTCCCGCGTTCTGGCCGGGCCTTACTGCACGGCGCTGATGGCTGATCTGGGCGCGGAAGTAATCAAGGTTGAGCCCCCTGCAGGCGACGACTACCGCCATATCGGCCCCTTCAAGGACGGCGAAAGCCTGCTGTTCCAATCGGTGAACCGCGGCAAGAAATCCATCGTTCTGGATCTGAAATCCGAGGACGGCGCGGCAGCGGCGCGGGCGCTGGCGGCGGAGTGCGACGTGCTGATCGAAAACTTCCGTCCCGGCGTGATGGAGCGGTTCGGACTGGGTGCAGAAGAGCTGTGCGCGGTGTGTCCGCAACTGGTCTATGTGTCTGTGTCCGGGTTCGGCCAGACAGGCCCGAACCGGATGCTGCCGGCCTATGACATCATCATCCAGGCGATGAGCGGGCTGATGGATATGACCGGCGCCGAGGACGGCCCGCCGATGATGGCCGGAGATGCCTTTGCTGACGTTGCAGGCGGCATGTTTGCTGCATTTGGGGCGATGGTGGCACTGTTTGACCGGGAACGCAGCGGCAGGGGGCGGCATGTTGATCTGGCGCTTTATGACTCGCTGGTGTCGATGATGCCGGTGGCGGCCTGCCGGGCGCTGATGGCGGGTGAGACGCCAAAGCGGACGGGCAGTAAACATGCGCTATCAGCGCCATTTGGCACCTATCCGGCTAAAGATGGCAGTTTTTCCGTAGCGGTACTGAACGACCGGCTGTTTGCCCGTTTCGCAGAAGCCATTGGCGCGCCGGATCTGGCGGAGGACGAGCGTTTTGCCAGTGATGTGTTGCGGCGACAGAATGAATCGGCCCTGGCCCGGCATATCGAAGATTGGGCCGCCGCGCGCTGCGCGCAGGATGCGGTGACGGTCCTGACAGAGGCGGGCATTCCAGCCGCGGCCCTGAGTACAGTGTCTGAAGCCTGGGCCTCGCCTCAGGCGCAGGCGCGCGGGCTGGCATCCCCGGTGAAACATCCCATTCTCGGTGAATTTTCTGTGCCGGAACAGCCCGTCCATTTCAGTGGAGCGGCAAGAGGTCACCGGCAGGCGGCCCCGGAACTGGGAGCGCACACACAGGAAATTCTGCAAAAATTACAGGAAGGAGAGGCCGAATGACCGGCGACCTGAACAGCGAAGAGCAGGCTGTCATCAGCCAGATTGAACGGTTTTCCAGCGAGGTGCTGGCACCGGCCGCCGCCGACATCGATGCCAAAGGGAAGTTTGCAACCCTGCACCGCCCGGCACTGGCAGAAATGGGCATCATGGGCATGAACTTGCCCGAAACCTATGGCGGCATCGGTCTGTCCGGGCCAGCTCTGTACGGTGCAGTGGAGTCTATCGCAGGCGCCTGTGGCTCCACCGCTTCGATGCTGACGGCGCACTTCCTGGCGACGGATTCGCTGCTCCTGGGCGGGGATGAGGCGCTCAAACAGCGCTTCCTCCCGGCCGCCGCAGCGGGTGAGGCACTTGGCGCCTTCGCGCTGACTGAGCCGATGGCGGGTTCCAACCCTGCTGATATGCGCAGTACCGCCGCCCGCGAAGGCGACGGCTACCGGTTGAAGGGTTCCAAATGCTTCATCTCCAATGCGGGTGATGCAGATTTTATCGTGGTCTATGCCAAGACCGACAGCGCAGCCGGCGCCCGCGGGGTCAGCGCCTTTGTGGTGGAACCGGCCAAAACCGCTGGGGTGGAGATCGGCAAACATGAGGAGACCATGGGGCTGCGCGGCGGCCACGTGTTTCCGATCTCGTTTGATTGCCATGTGCCCGCGGAAAACCGGCTGGGCGAGGAGGGTACCGGTTTCCGAACCGCGATGAAGGTGCTGGATAACGGCCGTATCGAAGTGGCCGCGCAAGCCACTGGCATTGCGCGCGCCGCACTGGATGCGGCTGTGTCCTATGCCAAGGAACGTGAGGTCGGCGGACGGCCGATCGGCCATTACCAGGGGCTGCAGTGGATGCTGGCCGACAGTGCCACCGAACTGGCCGCGGCGCGGGCATTGGGGCTGCAAGCCGCCCGCAAGCGGGGCACTGGTGAGCGTTATTCGTCGGAGTCTGCATTCGCCAAGCTTTTTGCCAGTGAGGCTGCGTGGCGTATTGCGGACCGGGCGCTGCAGATCCACGGCGGCTATGGCTATACCCGTGATTTTCCGGTGGAACGCTACTTGCGCGACTTACGGATATTCCGGATCTATGAAGGATCATCGGAAATCCAGCGAACCATCATCGCGCGCGAAATGCTGAGTTAGCGGCTTAGGCGGGCGTCATGTCAGTTAGCGCCGTTTTTGAACATTGCTTCAGCGGAGTGAACTGAACAGGCCTTGTGAAGGCTGTTGCGGTAGTTCGGGCGTTGGACCGAATTCTAGACAGCCTTCCAAGATCTTTTTTGCTCTGGCGAAACTGTTTTGCTTCGCCCAGTCGGTGCGGCATTCAACAGGCGTGCCCGGCTTCGCCATCGCTCATTCTAACTAAACTACGCCACCGGAACTGCCCAGATTTGCCTGGGCCCAACGGTCTAGCTCCTGCATTACGGGCTCAAGAGACTGCCCGGCCGGCGTAAGGGAATACTCCGTGCGGGGCGGAACCTCTGCATAAACTTTACGGACGACGATTCCATGCGCTTCCAGTTCCCGTAATTTGCGGGTCAGAACCCGCTGAGACACGTCGGGGATTTGACGGCGGATTTCACCGAACCGCCGGGTGCCGCCAAGCAGGAAGTGAATGATCTGGCACTTCCACTTCCCGCCGATGATCTCGATGACGGTTTCGACCGGGCATACATGCGCCGCCGCATCATCCTCTGTTGCATCCTTCATCTGGTCTTCAAGCATCCCAATAAGCTCCTCGCTCCAGAAATGTACCCTTGGATACGCCGCCCTGCCAAGGCTTGCTCCTTTCGGAGGGCGCCGGGTTCCGCGTCATGAACAGCCTCTGTGCAAAGGCGAACTGACATCTTCAATAGTATCCAAAGTGTTCCTACTCACCGCATTGGACCATAGGTGCTAAATTGGGGCACGGCGGCAAGGCAAAAACTGTCTTGGAGCCGCCAGCCCACGACCTGCCTGGAGGCACCATGAAACTGAAATTCACCTCACCCGCCCTGGCGGCAGGAATTCTGTCCCTGTCGTTTGCAACAGGCGCTGCCGCGCTTGAAACGCCTCAGTCCACCACCGTGCTTGAGTTTGCCGACAGCAATACGCTGTTTGTGGCAGACTCCGACGGCGGAAGGATCTTTGCCTACACGCTGCCCGAAGCTGCCCCGGCAGCGGAATCGCGCAGTTACAACCTGATTGGCCTGGGCGCCCGGCTGGCGGCCTCGACCGGCGCAGATCCGTACAGCATCAGCTATCACGACATCGCTGTGCATCCCGTCTCCAAGGAAACCTATATTTCGATGTCCCTGCGCTCGGGCGGCAGCAAGTCGCCGATGATTGTGCGCGTGGATCAGGATGGCAGTATCACACCGCTGGACCTGACCGCATTGGAGGGCACGTCGGTGGAACTGAACGGCACACCCGATGACAGCGTCACTTTCTGGCATGACATTCCGGCTGCCACCTTCACCGTCACGGATCTTGATTTCGTGGATGGCACGCTGTTTGCTGCCGGGCTGTCGACCGGAGAGTTTGCCTCAACCCTGCGGCAGATCCCGTACCCGTTCACTGACAACGCTTCCGCGTCCAGCATCGAAATCTACCATACCGTTCACAATCAGACCGAAACCCGGGCGCCGATCCGGGCTATGAGCGTGGTCGATCTGGATGGTGTGAAGACGGTTGTTGCCGCCTACACTTGCACACCACTGGTCACGATCCCGTCTGGCGATCTAGCTGATGGCGCCCATGTGTCCGGCAAGACTGTGGCCGAGCTCGGCTATGGCAACACGCCCCTTGAAGTGCTGCACTTCACTGCTCCGAATGAGGAGTTCCAGCCGGAAGAATATGTGCTGGTCATCAACAAGGAACGAGATGCCGATCTGATCCGGGTGGCTGACCTGGCCGAGGCCAGCAAAGGCGAAGGGCTGTCGTCCCCAGAGCTTTGGGGCGACGCAGGGGTGAAAACCGCTGCACGCCCGCTGGGAGCAGTTTTGCAGGCCGATGACCAGGATGAGCAGTTTCTGGTCACGCTCAAGCGCAATCTGGATACCGGCGATGTCGACCTGGTCTCCTTCCGCAAGGGCGCCTACTTCCGGCTCAGCGATTTCGTCAGTGAATACAACTTCCCCGACTATCAGTATGTGGAGGAGCAGGAGTTTTTCCGCAACTTCCAGAACATGTTGAAGGCAGACGCGGGCTACGCTGATCTGGCGAGGTAACGTGCAGATGCTCCGCAATCTGAAAGCTGCATCCCTCTGGCTGGCCGCGCTTCTTGCGGCCAGTTCAGCGGCACAGGCCTGCGAGGAAAGCGTGTCAGGTCCTGCCCAGGTAACCCAAGTCTACCCAAGTGCTGATGTGCTCCCCGAAAACCTGCTGCGCTTCTATGTCTACTTCTCCGAACCGATGGCACGGGAGGGCATATGGGACTCCGTCGTGCTGCTTGATGGAAACGGCAAGGTGGTTCCGGGGGCCTTCATCGAGAACAAATTCGATCTCTGGTCGCCGGATGACAGAAGGCTGACGGTGCTGTTTGATCCAGGCCGGGTGAAGACCGGGCTGGTAGCGCACAATACGCTGGGCCGGGCGCTGGAGCCGGGGAAGGCTTATACACTGCAAATCAGGAGCAGCGCGGAAACCAGGAGTGGCTGCACGTTAACGCGCAGCTATGGGAAGACCTTCGTTGCCGCCGAAGCAGATTTCGAGGCGCCTGATTTGGTGAAGTGGCAGGTGCAGGCGCCGATGGCGGACTCTACTGAACCGCTTCTGGTAACACTGAATGGCCCGATGGATCACGTCTCCCTGGCCTACAGGGTGCGGGTGACCGATGAAGCCGGTGCAAGGCTCGGCGGCTCGCTGCGCTTTGGGCCGGATGAGCAGGAGTGGATCTTCACACCCCGCGCCCCTTGGGCAAGCTCCAACTACCGGATTGAGGTGGACACCACCCTGGAAGACATCGCTGGAAACAGGCTGACTGGCTTGTTCGACCGGCCGCTGGACAGCGATGGTTACAGCCAGCCGGGACAAAAGACAGAAAGCCTCACCTTCAAGCCGCGCAGCAACTGAAAAGCTATATGGAAAGGACACCGGTCATGAAACTCTACTACGCACCCGGCACCTGTGCCTTGGCTCCGCATATCGCCCTGGAATGGACGGGCAAGCCTTACGAAGCAGAGCGGGTTGAACTCGGGTCCGAGGAATACCTCAAGATCAATCCTCTGGGCATGGTCCCAGCGCTTAAGGATGATGGATTCCGTATCATGACGCAGGCAGATGCGATCCTGAAGTATATCGAGGCCAAATACCCGGAAGCCGGCCTGGGCGTCGCCAAAGATCCGCTCAGCCAATTCGGACTGGATGAGGCGCTGGCTTTTCTGACAGGCGATTTCCATCCCGCGTTCTGGCCCTTCTTTGTGCCGGACCGGTACACGGTTAACGGTTCCACGGGTGCGCAGGATGAAGTGCGGCAAGCGGCATTCGCCAGGATTGATCGGGTAATGAGCCATCTCGGCACACTTCTGGACGGTGGCCCGCATGTTGCAGGCAGCAAGCGCACGATTGCCGACCCCTACGCCTTTGCGATGGTGCGCTGGACGGCACACACGCCGAAACCCTGGCAGGACTACCCGCCGGTGAAACGCTTCATGGAAACCATGCTGGAAGACCGCGGCGTGCAGGCGGCGATGAAGGCGCAGGGATTGAGCTGACAATGCACAACTACGACTACAACGCCCCCGATTACCACATTGCCTCGCGCGGCCGGATTGGCCCGGACCTGCTGCAAGGCCTGTTTCCAGCGGACCGTTCGGCATGGGACGATGACCCCCGGTTTCTTGGTTGGCCCGCGCATCTTCAACGCCTTCACGCCTCGATCTCTGAGGCCAGTGCCCGACTGATCGGCGGGCTGGAAGTCGTATTGGGGGAGCCGGAGGGCAGCGCGCAGGAGTTGATGGGCCT
This window encodes:
- a CDS encoding TrbI/VirB10 family protein, giving the protein MADQTPPDLQDRLDQFGQRGKSKRRGNSLGVGALAAALALGGAGVAYFLVTGLQEGDSALETSDVETFQDRRPGTGGRLEFPPDETEQRVNDALIAVEEALEVPAAPAPEPSAEVLAEIAKLREALAASQAARNSEIQSAVADLREAFDEQKAALEATLAAKETELANLQRQTETRIEGLQAMLDAERAQREGLEAELDREGLIADQRLLDERRRQEEEQRQREAERVAEELLTAQIKSPAVVYADGPRGGQSGAAVADPATGGTGGPVLSGNEAFLQSARPLEVQEAARLTHPEHTLTQGSVIQAALQTAINSDLPGSVVAVVSEPVPAFSGDRILIPRGSRLFGQYRSGIEMHQKRILILWTRVLTTDGTSMEIAAVGGDQLGRSGLTGLVDTKFAERFGGAALISVIGAAPAVAAESANNETTSIVLGDVGSDLQDAVGSVIADQVSIAPTIYVDQGASVTVLVDRDVVIY
- a CDS encoding ATPase, T2SS/T4P/T4SS family; the encoded protein is MTEAASPTSYLERYLDPFRNLLRRDDVVEIAINPDGKVWLEVAGDATMRHEGQIVERTTAFNMAQTIVGDAKARVSEKNPLVSGKVEYAGRPLRVQVAVPPAIDRGASITIRLFASGSVRDYAPAYLFGKAVSLDALRAEKMKNIASLAEENLEAALQTLVEARLNVLISGGTSTGKTTFARHLLTYVGEHERLITIEDAFELFPGQPNTVALLADRGSGSQRSANALLQASLRMRPDRIIVGELRGAEALTYLEAINTGHGGSVSTIHAETAELAIDRLAIMVLQAGTPLTFAEVREYIRKSIDVIIQLGRAEGKRGITEFYLPG
- a CDS encoding LysR family transcriptional regulator, with translation MNFRQVEILLAVSDTGSTAAASRVLNTSQPSVSLAIARCEEVFGQKLFIRIPGRGMELTPFGRHKIAQLRELEKQARWVLSGGEGTPEFLNLGVFSTLGPRYAPQLVRRFLETHPDSEVRILEGDLQTLFDWLSEGRIDMALLYDFGIPSDFVITPLMPAEPYTLLPQGHRLAQQPNVNAEDLAQEPVILMNLPHSRSYFLSLLQSTKGSVQVAHETSSIEMLRSMVANGFGVGLLATDLQDAPCYDGSPLIRVPLSGNPPLHQIALAHRGAALKRPIIQAFTAFAEAFFNQRS
- a CDS encoding CaiB/BaiF CoA-transferase family protein — encoded protein: MFKDDKTAGRRPLEGVRVLDFSRVLAGPYCTALMADLGAEVIKVEPPAGDDYRHIGPFKDGESLLFQSVNRGKKSIVLDLKSEDGAAAARALAAECDVLIENFRPGVMERFGLGAEELCAVCPQLVYVSVSGFGQTGPNRMLPAYDIIIQAMSGLMDMTGAEDGPPMMAGDAFADVAGGMFAAFGAMVALFDRERSGRGRHVDLALYDSLVSMMPVAACRALMAGETPKRTGSKHALSAPFGTYPAKDGSFSVAVLNDRLFARFAEAIGAPDLAEDERFASDVLRRQNESALARHIEDWAAARCAQDAVTVLTEAGIPAAALSTVSEAWASPQAQARGLASPVKHPILGEFSVPEQPVHFSGAARGHRQAAPELGAHTQEILQKLQEGEAE
- a CDS encoding acyl-CoA dehydrogenase family protein, which encodes MTGDLNSEEQAVISQIERFSSEVLAPAAADIDAKGKFATLHRPALAEMGIMGMNLPETYGGIGLSGPALYGAVESIAGACGSTASMLTAHFLATDSLLLGGDEALKQRFLPAAAAGEALGAFALTEPMAGSNPADMRSTAAREGDGYRLKGSKCFISNAGDADFIVVYAKTDSAAGARGVSAFVVEPAKTAGVEIGKHEETMGLRGGHVFPISFDCHVPAENRLGEEGTGFRTAMKVLDNGRIEVAAQATGIARAALDAAVSYAKEREVGGRPIGHYQGLQWMLADSATELAAARALGLQAARKRGTGERYSSESAFAKLFASEAAWRIADRALQIHGGYGYTRDFPVERYLRDLRIFRIYEGSSEIQRTIIAREMLS
- a CDS encoding helix-turn-helix domain-containing protein yields the protein MLEDQMKDATEDDAAAHVCPVETVIEIIGGKWKCQIIHFLLGGTRRFGEIRRQIPDVSQRVLTRKLRELEAHGIVVRKVYAEVPPRTEYSLTPAGQSLEPVMQELDRWAQANLGSSGGVV
- a CDS encoding glutathione S-transferase family protein, with the translated sequence MKLYYAPGTCALAPHIALEWTGKPYEAERVELGSEEYLKINPLGMVPALKDDGFRIMTQADAILKYIEAKYPEAGLGVAKDPLSQFGLDEALAFLTGDFHPAFWPFFVPDRYTVNGSTGAQDEVRQAAFARIDRVMSHLGTLLDGGPHVAGSKRTIADPYAFAMVRWTAHTPKPWQDYPPVKRFMETMLEDRGVQAAMKAQGLS